From a single Endozoicomonas euniceicola genomic region:
- a CDS encoding transposase, producing MVRPPKPTPPKGELSEMKKDPLSVKLEVDSFDGKIHVEWEPEASVTPMGQLPFFIQFLKTGHRFEPWINDCPLTYKSPNAPQKVDVIGSLMLSILSGHKRYAHIGTIIGDKVNAQLLGMKKIVSDDSARRGLKKIDEDEGVEWMQKHLHLCFDPLLTIPWIMDVDVTVKTIYGHQEGAVNGYNPHKKGRPSHTYHSYMMANLKLILEVEVRPGNQSQSKYSLPGLMELLNRLPKRCWPEFVRGDCDWGSDRVMSELEDAGCHYLFKMKKHDNVKKAIGNAHCSGGWVKYDNHWEGKESVIKLSGWKKERRIIIVRRRRPENEIPMLEKGIKERQQTLALIEEPENIKAYEYSVLVTSLDNDIVSIINHYRNRADCENNFDEIKNQWGWGGYVTKDMARCRMLARMVALVYNWWTLYVRLSNPDSHKESITSRPLLMSSIGKLTHSGNQKKIKLTSQHRWMYKIAKLQSELCDFFDSIKSIAPQLNPINAWCRILTKAVSKFLKKGQVITMQPLIRSG from the coding sequence ATGGTTCGACCACCAAAACCCACTCCCCCAAAGGGTGAGTTGTCTGAAATGAAAAAAGATCCCTTATCCGTCAAACTCGAAGTCGATTCTTTCGACGGTAAAATTCATGTCGAGTGGGAGCCTGAAGCATCGGTCACCCCAATGGGACAGCTTCCTTTTTTTATACAGTTTTTAAAAACAGGTCACCGATTTGAACCCTGGATTAACGATTGCCCACTAACTTATAAAAGCCCAAACGCCCCTCAAAAAGTGGATGTGATTGGCTCATTAATGCTTTCCATTCTTTCAGGACATAAACGCTATGCGCATATCGGAACAATTATTGGTGATAAAGTAAACGCTCAGTTGCTCGGGATGAAAAAAATTGTCAGCGATGATTCTGCCAGGCGTGGTTTAAAGAAGATTGACGAAGATGAAGGCGTTGAATGGATGCAAAAACACCTCCATCTCTGTTTTGATCCGTTATTAACCATTCCATGGATTATGGATGTTGATGTTACCGTGAAAACCATTTATGGGCATCAGGAAGGAGCGGTTAATGGCTATAACCCACATAAGAAAGGGAGACCCTCTCATACTTACCACTCATATATGATGGCTAATCTTAAATTAATACTGGAGGTTGAAGTCAGACCCGGAAATCAAAGTCAAAGTAAATACTCTTTACCCGGTTTAATGGAGCTATTAAATCGACTTCCAAAACGCTGCTGGCCTGAATTTGTTCGTGGTGATTGTGATTGGGGAAGTGACCGGGTAATGAGCGAATTGGAAGATGCTGGTTGTCATTATCTTTTTAAAATGAAGAAGCACGACAACGTTAAGAAAGCCATAGGGAATGCACACTGTAGCGGAGGATGGGTAAAATACGACAACCATTGGGAGGGAAAAGAATCCGTAATTAAACTGTCAGGTTGGAAAAAAGAAAGACGCATAATTATTGTTCGAAGACGGCGTCCTGAAAATGAAATACCGATGTTGGAAAAAGGAATAAAAGAACGTCAACAAACGTTAGCATTAATAGAAGAGCCAGAAAATATAAAAGCTTACGAGTATTCGGTTCTGGTCACATCTCTTGATAATGATATAGTCTCGATCATTAATCATTATCGCAATAGGGCTGACTGTGAAAATAACTTTGATGAAATCAAAAACCAATGGGGCTGGGGCGGTTATGTAACAAAAGATATGGCAAGATGTCGAATGCTGGCCCGAATGGTTGCCTTGGTTTACAACTGGTGGACGCTATACGTTCGATTGAGTAATCCGGACTCCCATAAAGAATCAATTACCAGCCGTCCCTTATTAATGAGTTCAATTGGCAAGCTGACCCACTCTGGCAACCAAAAGAAAATAAAGCTGACAAGCCAGCATCGATGGATGTATAAAATTGCGAAATTACAAAGTGAACTGTGTGATTTTTTTGATTCAATCAAAAGTATCGCACCGCAGTTGAATCCAATTAACGCATGGTGTCGTATTTTAACGAAAGCGGTCTCAAAATTTTTGAAAAAAGGGCAGGTTATTACGATGCAACCATTAATTCGATCGGGCTAA
- a CDS encoding RNA-guided endonuclease InsQ/TnpB family protein, with protein MSLSVSLPRSATATTESVPLKGAKIVASKRIRIYPENEPAYRDALALYRRSYNLAVERFRNDKYKDENGKFINMRPSIKAQVEKEQKDNGRAYNSIISDNGTLAAATTFKSVCSKNKKLKGASGGFSEISFKSRKGSRHSFSIDRLPKGLNPCVNALGRIHLTEEVPAEAIGKSCVITCDKGRWFIQVQQHIELNADIQGAVKCVGIDPGVRTFATCFSDKEALIAGNDFAKEKLFPLMKRVDNFIGQKQKILNTQKGIKFPDMPQWAQDRIVNFDKEINRLKCKKDDIILDLHNRLAFELVSNYDVIFLPSFETRGMVTRKDKKVRTIRRNTCRQMLDLNHYGFKVRLKWYARKYGKHVVDCNEAYTSKTRSWDGSIDDRLGSSKVIKGNGFTVDRDINGARNVLLKNLTRQLEP; from the coding sequence ATGAGCTTATCGGTTTCATTACCTCGTTCTGCAACAGCCACTACGGAAAGCGTTCCGCTAAAAGGCGCAAAGATCGTAGCATCAAAAAGGATCAGAATTTACCCGGAGAATGAACCGGCCTACAGGGATGCACTTGCTCTTTACAGGCGTTCTTACAACCTGGCTGTAGAGCGGTTCCGCAATGACAAATACAAGGACGAAAATGGTAAATTTATTAATATGCGCCCGTCGATAAAGGCTCAGGTGGAGAAGGAGCAAAAAGACAATGGACGGGCTTATAACTCTATTATTTCAGATAATGGAACACTAGCGGCAGCGACAACATTCAAGTCTGTTTGCAGTAAAAACAAAAAACTCAAAGGGGCAAGTGGAGGTTTCTCAGAAATAAGTTTTAAGAGCCGTAAAGGAAGCAGGCACTCATTCTCTATTGATAGACTGCCAAAGGGATTGAACCCTTGCGTTAATGCGTTGGGCAGAATCCATCTAACGGAAGAAGTGCCTGCCGAAGCCATTGGTAAATCATGCGTTATTACCTGTGACAAAGGGCGCTGGTTCATTCAGGTTCAACAACACATAGAACTCAATGCCGATATCCAAGGCGCAGTGAAGTGTGTTGGGATCGACCCCGGAGTGCGAACTTTTGCTACCTGTTTCAGCGATAAAGAGGCTTTAATTGCAGGAAATGACTTTGCCAAAGAAAAGTTGTTCCCGCTTATGAAACGAGTTGACAATTTCATTGGGCAAAAACAAAAGATTCTAAACACCCAAAAAGGCATAAAGTTTCCTGACATGCCTCAGTGGGCGCAGGATCGTATTGTCAACTTTGACAAAGAGATTAACCGCCTCAAGTGCAAGAAAGATGACATTATTCTGGACTTGCATAACCGACTGGCGTTCGAGCTTGTATCCAATTATGACGTTATCTTTCTGCCGTCTTTCGAGACGAGGGGTATGGTCACACGAAAAGACAAAAAGGTGCGTACCATACGCCGGAATACCTGCCGCCAGATGCTAGATCTCAATCATTACGGGTTTAAGGTGCGTTTGAAGTGGTACGCCAGAAAGTACGGAAAGCACGTTGTGGATTGCAATGAAGCGTACACGTCAAAGACCCGCTCATGGGATGGCAGTATTGATGATCGGCTTGGTTCATCAAAAGTTATAAAAGGCAATGGTTTCACCGTTGACAGAGACATCAACGGTGCGAGAAACGTCCTTCTTAAAAATCTAACAAGGCAGCTTGAGCCTTAA
- a CDS encoding recombinase family protein translates to MQTSGGHYRIFINQQRKICYARVSSGKQKSSIATQRRRLLERHPDAEFISDIASAFNFKRKGLQTILESAMCDHPTHIVVTTKDRLARSGFELIKWLVELSGGQIEVLDDSNGSGEAFDIHELIGFITSFCNSHYGKRSAKRRKDRSIKKDQNLPGE, encoded by the coding sequence ATGCAAACGAGCGGGGGTCACTACCGCATATTCATCAACCAGCAGAGGAAGATATGCTATGCAAGGGTTAGCTCAGGGAAGCAAAAATCTTCCATTGCTACGCAAAGGCGACGCTTGCTCGAAAGGCATCCTGACGCAGAATTTATCAGTGACATTGCCAGTGCTTTCAACTTTAAACGAAAAGGACTGCAAACCATTCTGGAATCAGCGATGTGCGACCATCCAACCCACATTGTGGTTACCACAAAAGACAGGCTCGCACGATCAGGATTCGAACTTATCAAGTGGCTCGTTGAATTATCAGGAGGACAAATCGAAGTTTTGGATGACTCGAATGGTTCCGGTGAAGCCTTTGATATCCATGAGCTTATCGGTTTCATTACCTCGTTCTGCAACAGCCACTACGGAAAGCGTTCCGCTAAAAGGCGCAAAGATCGTAGCATCAAAAAGGATCAGAATTTACCCGGAGAATGA
- a CDS encoding DNA-3-methyladenine glycosylase I, which translates to MNAKTLFTRQKRCHWCTNDELYIRYHDEEWGVPCHDDQTLFEFLVLEGAQAGLNWLTILKRREGYRNALAGFDVQKVARFDETDVERLLNDKGIIRNRLKINSGITNAKAFIKVQEEFGSFDAYIWQFVNHQPIINHWQTMKEVPVTTPESDAMSKDLKKRGFKYAGSTICYAYMQAMGMVNDHLVSCISYRACAKDFV; encoded by the coding sequence ATGAACGCCAAAACTCTATTCACCCGCCAGAAGCGCTGCCACTGGTGTACAAACGATGAACTTTATATTCGTTATCACGATGAAGAGTGGGGAGTCCCCTGCCATGATGACCAGACCCTGTTTGAGTTCCTGGTTCTTGAAGGCGCACAGGCCGGGCTGAACTGGCTGACGATTCTCAAACGGCGTGAAGGTTACCGAAACGCACTGGCCGGTTTCGATGTGCAGAAAGTGGCCCGGTTTGACGAAACCGATGTGGAGCGACTTTTAAACGACAAAGGCATTATTCGTAATCGCTTAAAAATAAACAGTGGCATCACCAATGCCAAAGCCTTTATCAAAGTGCAGGAAGAATTCGGTAGTTTCGATGCCTATATCTGGCAGTTCGTTAACCACCAGCCCATCATCAACCACTGGCAAACCATGAAAGAGGTTCCCGTCACCACCCCGGAGTCAGACGCCATGAGCAAAGACTTGAAGAAACGGGGCTTCAAATACGCAGGCAGTACGATTTGTTATGCCTATATGCAGGCGATGGGGATGGTGAATGATCATCTTGTGTCGTGTATTTCCTACAGAGCCTGTGCGAAGGATTTTGTTTGA